A region from the Salminus brasiliensis chromosome 22, fSalBra1.hap2, whole genome shotgun sequence genome encodes:
- the phyhiplb gene encoding phytanoyl-CoA hydroxylase-interacting protein-like isoform X1 yields MEVPRVVHSVSSPTSPCEDMLKNLSLDAIQLCDREGNKSQDSGIAEMEELPVPQHIKISNITCDSFKICWDMDSRVKERITHYFIDLNKKENKNANKFKHKDVPTKLVAKAVPLPMTVRGHWFLSPRTEYTVAVQTASKQGDGDYAVSEWSEIVEFCTADYSTVHLTQLLEKAEAIAGRMLYFSVFYRNQHKEYFDHTREAQNNKMLPSVKDNSGSHGSPISGKLEGIFFSCNTEFNTGKPPQDSPYGRYRFQVPAEVLFNPGTNLYFADFYCMYTAYHYVILVLAPRGSPGDEFCKQRLPLLDIADNPFLTCVQDEDGRLTFRHAQDLILEVIYTDPVDLSLGTEAEISGHQLMSMSTVNAKKDPSCKTCNISVGR; encoded by the exons GAAATAAGTCACAGGACAGTGGAATCGCAGAGATGGAGGAGCTTCCTGTTCCACAGCACATCAAAATCAGTAACATCACATGCGATTCTTTCAAAATCTGTTGGGACATGGACTCCAGGGTAAAGGAGCGCATCACACACTACTTTATCGACCTCAACAAGAAAGAGAACAAGAACGCCAACAAATTCAAACACAAG GATGTGCCCACTAAGCTGGTAGCGAAGGCTGTGCCTCTGCCCATGACAGTGAGGGGACACTGGTTCCTTAGCCCCCGCACAGAATACACTGTAGCAGTGCAGACCGCGTCCAAACAGGGTGACGGGGACTACGCCGTCTCTGAGTGGAGTGAGATAGTGGAGTTCTGCACGGCTG ATTACTCCACAGTCCATCTCACGCAGCTGCTCGAAAAAGCGGAGGCCATCGCAGGCAGAATGCTCTACTTCTCCGTGTTCTACCGAAACCAGCACAAAGAGTACTTTGATCATACAAG GGAGGCCCAAAACAACAAGATGTTGCCATCAGTGAAGGACAACAGTGGAAGCCATGGCTCACCCATCAGTGGGAAGCTGGAGGGCATCTTTTTTAGCTGCAACACTGAATTCAACACAGGCAAGCCACCACAGGACTCTCCGTACGGCCGCTACCGCTTTCAGGTGCCCGCCGAGGTGCTCTTCAACCCTGGCACCAACCTATACTTCGCCGACTTCTACTGCATGTACACGGCCTACCACTACGTCATCCTGGTGCTTGCGCCGCGTGGCTCGCCAGGAGACGAGTTCTGCAAGCAGAGGCTCCCCCTGCTGGACATCGCTGACAACCCCTTCCTGACATGTGTGCAGGACGAGGATGGGCGCCTGACCTTCCGGCATGCGCAGGACCTCATCCTGGAGGTCATCTACACAGACCCAGTGGACCTGAGTCTGGGCACAGAGGCTGAGATCAGTGGCCACCAGCTCATGAGTATGTCCACAGTCAATGCCAAGAAGGACCCCAGCTGCAAAACCTGCAACATCAGTGTGGGCCGCTAG
- the phyhiplb gene encoding phytanoyl-CoA hydroxylase-interacting protein-like isoform X2 encodes MDLYSGSMRGKHCGAGNKSQDSGIAEMEELPVPQHIKISNITCDSFKICWDMDSRVKERITHYFIDLNKKENKNANKFKHKDVPTKLVAKAVPLPMTVRGHWFLSPRTEYTVAVQTASKQGDGDYAVSEWSEIVEFCTADYSTVHLTQLLEKAEAIAGRMLYFSVFYRNQHKEYFDHTREAQNNKMLPSVKDNSGSHGSPISGKLEGIFFSCNTEFNTGKPPQDSPYGRYRFQVPAEVLFNPGTNLYFADFYCMYTAYHYVILVLAPRGSPGDEFCKQRLPLLDIADNPFLTCVQDEDGRLTFRHAQDLILEVIYTDPVDLSLGTEAEISGHQLMSMSTVNAKKDPSCKTCNISVGR; translated from the exons GAAATAAGTCACAGGACAGTGGAATCGCAGAGATGGAGGAGCTTCCTGTTCCACAGCACATCAAAATCAGTAACATCACATGCGATTCTTTCAAAATCTGTTGGGACATGGACTCCAGGGTAAAGGAGCGCATCACACACTACTTTATCGACCTCAACAAGAAAGAGAACAAGAACGCCAACAAATTCAAACACAAG GATGTGCCCACTAAGCTGGTAGCGAAGGCTGTGCCTCTGCCCATGACAGTGAGGGGACACTGGTTCCTTAGCCCCCGCACAGAATACACTGTAGCAGTGCAGACCGCGTCCAAACAGGGTGACGGGGACTACGCCGTCTCTGAGTGGAGTGAGATAGTGGAGTTCTGCACGGCTG ATTACTCCACAGTCCATCTCACGCAGCTGCTCGAAAAAGCGGAGGCCATCGCAGGCAGAATGCTCTACTTCTCCGTGTTCTACCGAAACCAGCACAAAGAGTACTTTGATCATACAAG GGAGGCCCAAAACAACAAGATGTTGCCATCAGTGAAGGACAACAGTGGAAGCCATGGCTCACCCATCAGTGGGAAGCTGGAGGGCATCTTTTTTAGCTGCAACACTGAATTCAACACAGGCAAGCCACCACAGGACTCTCCGTACGGCCGCTACCGCTTTCAGGTGCCCGCCGAGGTGCTCTTCAACCCTGGCACCAACCTATACTTCGCCGACTTCTACTGCATGTACACGGCCTACCACTACGTCATCCTGGTGCTTGCGCCGCGTGGCTCGCCAGGAGACGAGTTCTGCAAGCAGAGGCTCCCCCTGCTGGACATCGCTGACAACCCCTTCCTGACATGTGTGCAGGACGAGGATGGGCGCCTGACCTTCCGGCATGCGCAGGACCTCATCCTGGAGGTCATCTACACAGACCCAGTGGACCTGAGTCTGGGCACAGAGGCTGAGATCAGTGGCCACCAGCTCATGAGTATGTCCACAGTCAATGCCAAGAAGGACCCCAGCTGCAAAACCTGCAACATCAGTGTGGGCCGCTAG